One Rhododendron vialii isolate Sample 1 chromosome 2a, ASM3025357v1 genomic region harbors:
- the LOC131315530 gene encoding protein NLP2-like, producing the protein MAALRKNGESDTRFEESEEMMTCFYFPPSPPSFFPLYLPASPPLQSSPSSSYSGCLGEVKTRENKEENGARIAIPFEDILQTKAMRLKDAAKHLKVSILELKSSCREYGIRRWPPRNEHKLIRQSLLNETPTVVDQEGIPQFASHSNQVLMVTVDKNSVVEKEIPPPQLLPTAKQENSDAGSGNDEVEAIVIGVEGTREGVIEKAPLNSECSGKGKCKLKSPGGDRRHNKTTRVKIAIPKQDILQTKEMRLKDAAKHLEVSRSTFKRACREYGIERWPPHKECELISQSHPNESPAVVDQEQIRQLNYDTLLPSAQVSATIGTNIVTIMARYAEVRIKFRLSWPWRMVELEQQVKKRLPLEAGTYYIKYKDEDDGLLTLIACDEDLEDYISSSSRLGTHPIEVFLEPKLASSWVTR; encoded by the exons ATGGCTGCGCTTAGGAAAAATGGAGAATCGGATACGCGTTTTGAAGAATCAGAGGAGATGATGACCTGTTTCTATTTCCCTCCGTCGCCACCCTCTTTTTTCCCTCTGTATCTGCCGGCGTCGCCGCCCCTGCAATCCTCACCCAGTTCAAGTTATTCCGGGTGTTTGGGAGAAGtgaaaacaagggaaaacaagGAAGAAAATGGAGCTAGAATTGCAATTCCTTTCGAGGATATCTTACAGACTAAAGCAATGCGTCTCAAAGATGCCGCAAAGCATCTCAAAG TTAGCATCCTTGAACTGAAGAGTTCTTGTAGGGAGTATGGTATCCGTAGATGGCCACCTCGCAATGAACACAAACTTATCAGGCAATCTCTCCTCAATGAAACTCCTACGGTTGTCGATCAAGAAGGAATCCCACAATTTGCTTCTCATTCTAATCAAGTCTTGATGGTTACTGTTGACAAAAATAGTGTTGTTGAAAAGGAGATTCCGCCGCCGCAGCTTTTGCCTACAGCTAAACAAGAGAACTCTGATGCGGGTTCTGGTAATGATGAAGTTGAGGCAATTGTAATTGGGGTTGAAGGAACAAGGGAGGGTGTAATTGAAAAGGCTCCGTTGAACTCTGAATGTTCGGGGAAAGGGAAATGCAAGTTAAAGAGCCCAGGAGGAGATAGACGTCACAACAAAACTACTAGAGTCAAGATTGCAATTCCGAAGCAAGATATCTTACAAACTAAGGAAATGCGTCTTAAAGATGCTGCAAAGCATCTTGAAG TTAGCCGATCTACGTTCAAACGAGCCTGTCGGGAGTATGGTATCGAGAGATGGCCACCTCACAAGGAATGCGAGCTTATTAGTCAATCTCACCCCAATGAATCTCCTGCGGTTGTTGATCAAGAGCAAATCCGACAATTGAATTACGATACTCTGCTACCTTCTGCTCAAGTCTCGGCTACTATTGGTACAAATATTGTGACTATAATGGCAAGGTATGCAGAAGTAAGAATAAAGTTTCGGCTGTCTTGGCCATGGCGAATGGTAGAGCTGGAACAACAAGTAAAAAAGAGGCTACCGCTCGAGGCTGGAACTTATTACATCAAATACAAAGATGAGGACGATGGGTTGTTGACTTTAATAGCTTGCGATGAGGATTTAGAGGATTATATCTCCAGTTCTAGCCGGCTGGGCACCCATCCCATTGAGGTATTTCTTGAGCCCAAACTAGCTAGCTCATGGGTCACGCGTTAA